AGTCCCATGATTAAAAATAGTTATGATTTCAAAAACGCCAGGAATCAGGGAATCATCCTATAGGCAATAGCGATAAGTTATTTCCTGATTTTTACAACTTTACCATTGTTCTTTTTCTGCAACTCTTTCGGAGATATTTTTATAAGTGAGTATTCAGACCCTCCCCCAGTTAAAATAATATTTTTTTCCATAACAGCCGGATCAACAAGAAATTCAGCCTGATATCCAAAAGAAGGCGTCCCACCACAGGGATAACCTGTTTTCTTTAAAATTTCATCAGGCGTGGCAGTACGCGGTCTTTCTATATTTAAAGCTCTCCCAACCCTGGAAGTACTTACCCTGTCATCGCCTTTCACGATAGCTACAATTAAATGATCTTCTGCATCAATCAAGCAGATATTTTTTACACAATCATCAGGATCCACATTTGCTGCTCTGGCCGCTTCTAAAACTGAATGACATGATTGATCGAATTGTAGATATTCACATTGAATATGATTATCCTTAATAAACTTTTGTAATTTTTTTTCATACTGATTCATTTGTTTATCCTTCACTGTTTTTAAAATGTTTTATTTATCATTAATCAATCCACTCCATAAAATCTTTTGGTGGGGTTTCTTCAATAAAGCTACAGGGGTAGACAGCTTTTTCAGTTTTGGTTTTGGGAGTCAGATACTGTCTTGAAATATCACTTTTTGTTATTTTTCAATTATAGACCCCAATTTCCTTTGCTCTATAATATCTGTTACTGCAATAGAGGGATGGTGATAGTCTTTTCCCTCCAGTTTTCCCCAATGATGGATTGCCTTTTGCGGACACCATTCATCGCAAGCAAAACACATTTCGCAGTTATGCATCCAAAATGGTTTTCCATGGTCCATTTTGATGTTGCTAACAGGACAGACTTTTTCACATATCCCGCATCCAATGCATTTTTCTTCATTAAATTTTATACTCTTGTCCGATAAATGGACAAGTTGGGGATAGGTTAATTTTGAATCTTCCTTTTCCTGAGCATATTTCCTCATGGATCTCATTATTGGTTCCTTGGCAATCGATAATAGTCGTCCTAATGTGAAATTAAAAACATCCTGAATAATAATATCTCCTTTTTTCTTTTTTAATATCATTTCAATTATTAATTCTATCTTTTTTTCTGCTTTTGCCAATATTATTGAGGTGTCTCTTTCGATAGGAACTGGAATATGTTCATAATCTAAGTTATTCATTGGAAATCGGGCATAGAATCTACCATTTATTTCCCCGCCATGTGACCTCACAATTTTAACACAACGGTTAATCGTTGGAAATGCATTTGGATAGGCATATCCACCATGGGTACATACGATAAAGTAATATTTGTTTTTTACATATTCTATCTTCCCAAGAAACTGCCTCACGATTTCTGGGATGCCATAAACCTGAGCAAGATATACGGGCAATACGATTCCGATTACCTCTTCTTTTATTTTAACCGTTTGTTGTTCTTTATATCTTACTACTGGATCTATACATCCTCCTATACCCTCAGCAATTTTCTTAGCAGCTACGAGGGAGTTTCCTGTT
The nucleotide sequence above comes from Atribacterota bacterium. Encoded proteins:
- a CDS encoding YbaK/EbsC family protein translates to MNQYEKKLQKFIKDNHIQCEYLQFDQSCHSVLEAARAANVDPDDCVKNICLIDAEDHLIVAIVKGDDRVSTSRVGRALNIERPRTATPDEILKKTGYPCGGTPSFGYQAEFLVDPAVMEKNIILTGGGSEYSLIKISPKELQKKNNGKVVKIRK
- a CDS encoding EFR1 family ferrodoxin (N-terminal region resembles flavodoxins. C-terminal ferrodoxin region binds two 4Fe-4S clusters.), which translates into the protein MLPLRRIKENKRMKARIFYFTGTGNSLVAAKKIAEGIGGCIDPVVRYKEQQTVKIKEEVIGIVLPVYLAQVYGIPEIVRQFLGKIEYVKNKYYFIVCTHGGYAYPNAFPTINRCVKIVRSHGGEINGRFYARFPMNNLDYEHIPVPIERDTSIILAKAEKKIELIIEMILKKKKGDIIIQDVFNFTLGRLLSIAKEPIMRSMRKYAQEKEDSKLTYPQLVHLSDKSIKFNEEKCIGCGICEKVCPVSNIKMDHGKPFWMHNCEMCFACDEWCPQKAIHHWGKLEGKDYHHPSIAVTDIIEQRKLGSIIEK